The genomic DNA TAGATCCGACTCCTCGGGACGGTCGGAATCCGATCCTCGACCGTGGCACCGACCTCATGAGATGGCACCTCTAGCTGATCGCTGCGTGGGCGGCGCGGGTTACGGGGCAATGTCACCTGATCGGTGTGGCGACAAATCGATTCCCCGGGTGAATGGCTCGGCGTTCCACCGGCCGCAGCGGTTCGCGCGGCGATCGTGGGGTCGGTATCCGACTGATCGCCGATCAAGGAGTCCCCTATGCGAGTTCGTCGTGTCGTGACCAGCGCCCTCGGTGCCGTAGCGCTCGTGCTCACCTCTCTCGGCACGGTGGCCGCCGCCGGCCCCGCGTCCGCCGGCCCGTGCGGCTTCTACAAGACCAGTACCGACGCCTACTACCGCCACTGCACCACCGACGGCTCGCATGTCGTCATCAAGGTCAAGGTCGCCCTGGCCCGCGACCACGAGCTGTGCGTCAGGCCCGGCACGACCTGGCTGGGCTCCGCCCGGAAGATCCAGGGCGCCTACTACGTCGGTCGGACCTGCTGATCAGCGCTTCCGTCCCGTTGCCCACACACCGCTCGGAGCGAGGAGCAGGCAGTGAACGTACGTAAGGAACAAGTCCGGCGCGAAGGGCTGCGCGGACCGCTCCTACCGCTCCCCGCGGTCGACGTCTCGACCGGCCAGGACCCGGCGCCCGGTCCGGCCCAGTGCTGAGTGCCGATTGCTGAGTGCTGAAGTCCCTTACAGGCGGGGCGTGTTCGGGACACCGGTGATACCGGTGACGCCGATGACGTGACGGATCGCGGACGTGGTGTCGGCGGCGATGTGTGTGGGGCGGAACGTCGGCTCGGTCCATGGGCGGCCGTTCGACACCCACGCACTGCGCGCGTCGACGCCCGTCGCGCCCCCGATGTCGGCGTGCGCCGAGTCGCCGACGACCCAGGACGAGCGCAGGGACGCGCCGACCGTGGCCGCCGCCGCGTGGAAGATCTCCGGCGCGGGCTTCTTGTGACCGGCCGACTCGGAGATCACCCAGCCGTGGACCAGCGCGTCGAGCCCGGCCGTCCGGATCTTCAACTCCTGTTGTGCGGTACGGCCGTTGGTGACGATCACGCATTTCCAGTCCGCCGCGACCGCCTCCGTGAGGGCGTCGCACGTGGACTGGGCCAGGGTGACGCGATCGGCGGCGCCCCGGTCGAGGAGCCTCCGCACGGCGGCGTCGGTGACGGCCCCGCCGTAGCGCTCGGTCATGGCCCTGGCCACGTCCGGCCTCGGTGTGTAGCCGCTCGCGTCGACCGACATCAGCCAGGCGAGGTCGTCCCCCGGCAGGCCGTGCACGGTCAGGAACTCCGTCACCGCGTCCCGGAACGCGGCATCGCGGTCGACCAGGGTGTTGTCCAGATCGAGCATCAGCAGTGGCATGGCAGGGAGTAGATCACCCGGCGGCCACGCCTACAGCCGTGCCGCCTTCAACGCCATGTGCAGCAGCAGCCGGTCCTCACCGTCGTCCAGGTCCAGCCCCGTCAACTGCTCCACCCGCGACAGGCGGTAGTAGAGCGTCTGCCGGTGGATCCCCAACTCGGCCGCCGTACGCCCCGCTTGGCCCGCGCAGTCGAGGTACACCTCGGCGGTGCGGGCGAGTTCGTGGTGGGCGGGGGCGAGGAGGGGCGCTACGGCCGGGTCGTGCGGGGACTCCGGGGAGAGGGATGTCAGCAGACGGTACGGGCCGATGTGGGACCAGTCGGCGACGGGGGCGAAGCGGGGTTCCGCGAGGGCGGCGCGGGCTGCCGCCGTCGCCTCCTGCCAGGCGGTGCCGAGGTCGGTGAGGCCGACGCGGGGGCGGCCGATGCCCGCCGCGCGGTGGGCGCCGGGCGGGCCGTCCTTCAGCAGCCGGGCGGCGGCCGCCTCCGCCGAACTCCCCGCGTCCGTCGACCGCAGCCGTACCAGCACCGCCAGGCAGTGCTGCTCCGTCGCGCCCCACGGCACCGTGCACAGTGCCGTCGCGTGCGGGACCGTACGGGCCGACGGGGCGTCGTCCGGGTCGGCGGTCGACGGCCAGGGGGCCACGCAGACCACCGTGTGCGGGCCCTCGCCGCGCGGGCCCAGCGCCGTACGCAGCGCCGCCACCGCCATGTCCCGCTGCCAGCCGCGCTCGGCGGTGAGGACCGCGCGGAGTTCGCGGGTGAGGTCGGCGCCCGCCTGTGCCTCGTCCGCGAGGAGCGCGCCGATCCGGTCCGCGACCCGCATCGCCGCCGCGAGCCGCGCTTCGCCGGGGCCGGGATCGTCGTCGTCCAGGAGCCAGACGTAGCCGAGGACGACACCCCGATGGCGTACGGGGAGGCAGATGCGGCCGCGATAGACGCCCGCCTCGGGGGTGGGCGGAATCCGGACCGGACCGGTCGCCCGGGTGATGCCGAAGCCCTCGAACCAGGTGCGGATCGCCGCCGTGGAGCGCCGGGTCAGGATCGAGCGGGTGCGGACCGGGTCCAGCGCGGACGGGTCCAGGTCGCCCTCACCGTCGTAGGCCCCGAAGGCGATCAGCTCGAAGTCGCGGTTCTCCAGGGTCGCCGGGGCGCCGAGGAGTTCCGAGATCTCGTCGACCAGTTCCTGGTAGTCGCCGGTGGAATCGGTTGTCACCCGGGCATTCTCCCGCATTCTCGCGGTGCCTTCATACAGATGTCTGAGATCTGTTGCGCGGATGCGTGGCAGTTGTCGATGGTCGACGATCGGAGAGATCCCTAGGTTTCACGGTGGTCCTGTCTGCTGGTTCTGTGGAGGTGCCCCGTGCTGGGTCCCGTGATTCTCGCCGCCTCGCGCAGCGATCGGAT from Streptomyces sp. NBC_01478 includes the following:
- a CDS encoding DUF6355 family natural product biosynthesis protein gives rise to the protein MRVRRVVTSALGAVALVLTSLGTVAAAGPASAGPCGFYKTSTDAYYRHCTTDGSHVVIKVKVALARDHELCVRPGTTWLGSARKIQGAYYVGRTC
- a CDS encoding HAD family hydrolase, with translation MPLLMLDLDNTLVDRDAAFRDAVTEFLTVHGLPGDDLAWLMSVDASGYTPRPDVARAMTERYGGAVTDAAVRRLLDRGAADRVTLAQSTCDALTEAVAADWKCVIVTNGRTAQQELKIRTAGLDALVHGWVISESAGHKKPAPEIFHAAAATVGASLRSSWVVGDSAHADIGGATGVDARSAWVSNGRPWTEPTFRPTHIAADTTSAIRHVIGVTGITGVPNTPRL
- a CDS encoding PucR family transcriptional regulator, whose translation is MRENARVTTDSTGDYQELVDEISELLGAPATLENRDFELIAFGAYDGEGDLDPSALDPVRTRSILTRRSTAAIRTWFEGFGITRATGPVRIPPTPEAGVYRGRICLPVRHRGVVLGYVWLLDDDDPGPGEARLAAAMRVADRIGALLADEAQAGADLTRELRAVLTAERGWQRDMAVAALRTALGPRGEGPHTVVCVAPWPSTADPDDAPSARTVPHATALCTVPWGATEQHCLAVLVRLRSTDAGSSAEAAAARLLKDGPPGAHRAAGIGRPRVGLTDLGTAWQEATAAARAALAEPRFAPVADWSHIGPYRLLTSLSPESPHDPAVAPLLAPAHHELARTAEVYLDCAGQAGRTAAELGIHRQTLYYRLSRVEQLTGLDLDDGEDRLLLHMALKAARL